The Vibrio gallaecicus genome contains a region encoding:
- a CDS encoding type IV pilus secretin PilQ gives MNKVFQSVLLFVALSFALVTQAETSSNELKSIDFRLNKDKDAVIIIELESSSTVVDVQRAQEGLSIELLSTQVADDKLYMLDVKDFSTLVDTIEVFRESPSTRLLASIGQDYHYEYTLKGRFIEVVISKLEEDAPAVEKSILEKEGKLISINFQDIPVRNVLQLIADYNSFNLVVSDSVSGNLTLRLDGVPWQQVLDIILQVKGLDKRVDGNVILVAPKAELDLREQQALEKSRLEEELGELKSEIVKINFAKASEIAEMIGGDSTVSMLSERGSITIDERTNSLLLRELPENIAVIREIVESLDIPVKQVQIEARIVTVTEGNLDELGVRWGISSTNGNNTIGGSIESNLATIGLYDGGGGDGEEGGGGLPIDDFLNVNLGATSPNASSIAFQVAKLGSDTLLDLELSALQQESKAEIISSPRLITTNKKPAYIEQGTEIPYLESSSSGATSVAFKKAVLSLKVTPQITPDNRLVLDLSVTQDRPGQVVKTGTGEAIAIDTQRIGTQVLVNNGETVVLGGIFQHSVTNTVDKVPLLGDLPLLGALFSRSYENVGKSELLIFVTPKVVIQ, from the coding sequence ATGAATAAGGTTTTTCAGAGTGTTTTACTCTTTGTTGCCTTGAGCTTTGCGTTAGTGACGCAAGCTGAAACGTCTTCCAATGAATTAAAGAGTATCGATTTTAGGCTAAATAAAGATAAAGATGCCGTGATCATTATCGAACTTGAAAGTAGCTCAACAGTGGTTGATGTGCAGCGAGCACAAGAAGGGTTAAGTATTGAGTTATTAAGTACTCAAGTGGCAGACGACAAGCTGTATATGCTTGATGTAAAAGATTTTTCGACTCTTGTGGATACGATTGAAGTATTTCGTGAATCACCGAGTACACGTTTATTAGCGTCTATCGGTCAAGACTATCATTACGAATATACACTTAAAGGTCGATTCATTGAGGTAGTAATAAGTAAGCTAGAAGAAGATGCTCCTGCTGTTGAAAAAAGTATTCTTGAGAAAGAAGGTAAATTAATCTCAATTAACTTTCAGGACATTCCTGTGCGAAATGTTCTCCAACTTATTGCCGACTACAACAGCTTTAACTTAGTGGTTTCAGACTCGGTTTCTGGAAACCTAACTTTAAGATTGGATGGCGTTCCTTGGCAGCAAGTACTTGATATTATTTTACAGGTTAAGGGGCTTGATAAACGAGTTGACGGCAATGTTATTTTAGTCGCACCTAAAGCTGAACTTGATTTGAGAGAGCAGCAAGCTTTAGAAAAATCACGACTTGAAGAAGAGCTGGGAGAGTTGAAGTCTGAAATTGTAAAAATTAATTTTGCTAAGGCTTCTGAAATCGCAGAAATGATTGGTGGTGATAGTACCGTGAGCATGCTTTCTGAGCGTGGTTCAATCACGATAGATGAGAGAACTAACTCCTTATTGTTGAGAGAGTTACCTGAAAATATTGCCGTTATTCGTGAAATTGTTGAGTCACTTGATATACCGGTTAAACAGGTACAAATTGAAGCTCGTATTGTAACGGTTACAGAGGGCAACCTTGATGAGTTAGGGGTCCGATGGGGCATATCCTCGACAAATGGAAACAACACCATAGGGGGCTCTATAGAGAGTAACCTAGCGACTATTGGTCTCTACGATGGCGGCGGCGGTGATGGTGAAGAAGGAGGCGGTGGATTACCGATCGATGATTTCTTAAATGTTAACTTAGGTGCGACCTCACCGAATGCTTCAAGTATTGCTTTTCAAGTTGCTAAACTAGGGTCAGATACTCTGCTTGATTTAGAGCTATCAGCACTACAGCAAGAATCTAAAGCTGAAATCATTTCGAGCCCGCGTTTAATTACGACGAATAAGAAACCCGCTTATATTGAGCAAGGTACTGAAATACCTTACTTGGAGTCTTCATCTAGTGGTGCTACATCGGTCGCATTTAAGAAAGCGGTTTTAAGCTTGAAAGTCACACCGCAAATTACCCCTGACAATCGATTGGTCTTGGATTTAAGCGTAACCCAAGATAGACCTGGTCAAGTTGTTAAGACTGGTACTGGTGAAGCGATAGCGATCGATACACAGAGGATAGGAACGCAAGTGCTTGTTAATAATGGGGAAACGGTTGTTCTTGGCGGTATCTTTCAACACAGTGTAACCAACACTGTGGATAAAGTACCTTTGCTCGGGGACCTTCCTTTACTTGGCGCATTATTTAGTCGTAGCTATGAAAATGTTGGTAAAAGTGAGCTGCTGATCTTCGTTACACCTAAAGTTGTGATTCAGTAA
- a CDS encoding pilus assembly protein PilP: MKPSKLAYLSLILMLVGCKANQDSLEEYVSKVEEQARKEVAQLKPAAEFIAATYDPKISRGPFVLPKEAIVQDQPIVKKDCWQPSYRSKNGKLEKYPLSKLRLKGVMGSGSTVSGLVQTPVGNVVKIQKGQFIGLNNGRVTKVTSKYVLINETLPDGLGCWHKRNVKLALK, translated from the coding sequence ATGAAGCCCAGTAAACTGGCTTATTTGAGCCTGATATTAATGCTTGTAGGTTGTAAAGCGAATCAAGATTCCTTGGAAGAATATGTATCAAAGGTTGAGGAGCAAGCAAGAAAAGAAGTTGCTCAGTTAAAACCAGCTGCCGAATTTATTGCTGCAACTTACGATCCGAAAATATCTAGAGGACCTTTTGTTTTACCCAAAGAAGCGATTGTGCAAGACCAGCCAATTGTTAAAAAAGACTGTTGGCAGCCAAGTTATCGTTCTAAAAATGGGAAGTTGGAAAAATACCCACTTAGTAAACTGCGTTTAAAAGGGGTCATGGGAAGCGGTTCTACTGTTTCTGGATTAGTTCAAACTCCTGTTGGTAATGTGGTGAAAATTCAAAAAGGTCAGTTCATTGGGTTGAATAACGGTCGCGTAACAAAAGTGACCAGTAAATATGTACTGATAAATGAAACCCTTCCAGATGGTCTAGGTTGTTGGCATAAACGTAACGTCAAGCTCGCTTTGAAGTGA
- the aroK gene encoding shikimate kinase AroK: MAEKRNIFLVGPMGAGKSTIGRHLASQLHMEFLDSDTVIEERTGADIAWVFDVEGEEGFRKREESVINDLTEEQGIVLATGGGSVMSKENRNRLSARGIVVYLETTIEKQLARTNRDKKRPLLQTDNPRDVLEDLAISRNTLYEEVADYTVRTDDQSAKVVANQIVKMLEER, from the coding sequence ATGGCTGAGAAACGCAATATTTTTCTTGTTGGCCCAATGGGCGCCGGCAAAAGTACAATTGGTAGACACCTAGCTTCCCAACTTCACATGGAGTTTTTAGACTCTGATACTGTAATCGAAGAGCGCACTGGCGCTGATATCGCTTGGGTATTTGATGTTGAGGGAGAGGAAGGTTTCCGTAAACGCGAAGAATCTGTAATCAACGATCTGACGGAAGAGCAAGGTATTGTTCTAGCGACAGGCGGTGGTTCAGTAATGAGCAAAGAAAACCGTAACCGTCTATCTGCACGAGGCATCGTTGTATATTTAGAAACAACGATTGAAAAGCAACTTGCTCGCACTAACCGCGACAAGAAGCGTCCTTTACTTCAAACAGACAATCCTCGCGACGTCCTAGAAGACCTAGCGATATCACGTAATACACTTTACGAAGAAGTCGCGGATTATACCGTTCGTACTGATGATCAAAGTGCAAAAGTGGTAGCCAACCAGATCGTAAAAATGCTAGAAGAACGTTAA
- a CDS encoding Dam family site-specific DNA-(adenine-N6)-methyltransferase, whose amino-acid sequence MKKQRAFLKWAGGKYGLVEDIKRHLPPARKLVEPFIGAGSVFLNTDYDQYLLADINPDLINLYNLLKTDPETYIAESKRWFCAENNRKEAYLDIRAQFNDTDNVMYRSLAFLYMNRFGFNGLCRYNKKGGFNVPFGSYKKPYFPEAELEFFSEKAKKATFVCEGYSETFSRARKGCVVYCDPPYAPLSTTANFTSYSGNGFSLDDQAALADIAEKAAMERDIPVLISNHDTTLTRRLYHGADLSVVKVKRTISSKGSGRNKVNELLALFHADKNQQHSSLVSEE is encoded by the coding sequence ATGAAAAAGCAGCGTGCCTTTCTAAAATGGGCTGGTGGTAAATATGGCCTAGTTGAAGATATCAAACGCCACCTGCCACCTGCTCGTAAGCTAGTTGAGCCCTTTATTGGCGCTGGCTCTGTGTTTCTGAATACAGATTATGACCAGTACTTACTTGCAGACATCAACCCAGATTTAATCAACCTTTACAATCTGTTAAAGACCGATCCTGAAACTTATATAGCGGAATCGAAGCGTTGGTTTTGTGCTGAGAATAACCGTAAAGAAGCGTATTTAGATATACGAGCTCAATTCAATGATACTGATAACGTGATGTATCGTTCTCTTGCCTTCCTTTATATGAATCGTTTCGGTTTTAATGGTCTATGCCGTTATAACAAGAAAGGTGGCTTTAATGTTCCTTTCGGTTCATACAAAAAACCTTATTTCCCTGAAGCTGAATTAGAATTCTTTTCTGAAAAAGCGAAGAAGGCTACATTCGTGTGCGAAGGTTATTCTGAGACTTTTAGTCGAGCTCGCAAAGGGTGTGTTGTTTATTGTGATCCGCCGTATGCACCACTATCGACTACTGCGAATTTCACTTCTTATTCAGGTAATGGTTTTTCTTTAGATGACCAAGCAGCACTAGCTGATATTGCAGAAAAAGCGGCAATGGAACGTGATATACCCGTTTTAATCTCTAACCACGATACAACCCTAACGCGTCGTTTATATCACGGTGCAGATCTGAGTGTGGTTAAAGTTAAACGCACGATAAGCAGTAAAGGTTCAGGGCGGAATAAAGTGAATGAACTACTGGCACTATTCCATGCAGATAAGAATCAGCAGCATTCATCCCTTGTAAGTGAAGAGTAA
- a CDS encoding AAA family ATPase, producing MSLAHEVRVLELESQVELLERLQLLTNFGSNLVTVAGQPGSGKSWLAQRYLEAWASEQNQCLLLCHPSQDDQQRRALLLSQIVSDPLFNQQDSLSDSLTRLLDGESCDVVIVIDDAHQLTEVLVSELWMLVLEAQANPLWNINIVLFSELGNLDALLTRLSYGQDHKPIDLEIDTLSQVEAEQFFESLVVRYVDDDSEKRVRSAFKKTKPIPGDLMALGELKVEKRIIIRSIIGSPTTIAILVTLLLVVIGGGYWWMLNQPTPDDKAQALISPAEQTAIPTLEVANDDSEDLKVESSQNHSNGQLLDPSYKGATDDSSALPPVIIEDMAGVGTVSQDQQRVVITSDVVDALLDDKPESVDTSTIEAAVEENTVSVLVPENNVQQQVTNQDNVQQPINPSSSDAVVQVEGVNEQETAPNKTITFSFAREELKALSPRAYTLQLGAMTSLEDVQSFIEQYSIQEQARIYPTVRNGAEWFIIVYQDYPTIQVARDSVETLPKDLQNLGPWAKSLNQVHREIDRVK from the coding sequence ATGAGTTTGGCTCATGAAGTAAGAGTGTTGGAATTAGAATCTCAAGTTGAATTGCTTGAGAGATTGCAGCTGCTTACTAATTTTGGTTCTAATTTAGTAACGGTGGCTGGTCAACCTGGCTCCGGTAAATCTTGGTTAGCGCAACGCTACCTTGAAGCGTGGGCGAGTGAACAAAACCAATGTCTTCTCTTGTGTCACCCCAGCCAAGATGACCAACAACGTCGTGCTTTACTTCTTAGTCAAATCGTCTCAGATCCTCTCTTTAACCAGCAAGACTCTTTATCAGATAGCTTAACCCGGTTATTAGATGGGGAATCGTGCGATGTGGTCATTGTGATCGATGATGCTCATCAATTGACAGAAGTCTTGGTATCCGAGCTTTGGATGTTAGTACTCGAAGCTCAAGCAAACCCTCTTTGGAATATTAATATTGTCTTGTTTTCCGAGTTGGGCAATTTAGATGCTTTATTGACTCGCTTAAGTTATGGGCAAGACCACAAGCCTATTGATCTAGAAATCGATACGCTTTCTCAAGTGGAAGCAGAGCAGTTTTTTGAATCTTTGGTTGTTCGTTATGTAGATGATGATTCTGAAAAGAGAGTGCGTTCAGCTTTTAAAAAAACTAAGCCTATCCCCGGCGACCTTATGGCTCTAGGAGAGTTGAAAGTGGAAAAAAGGATTATTATTCGTTCGATCATTGGGTCACCAACCACGATAGCAATATTGGTTACTTTGCTTTTGGTGGTTATTGGAGGAGGGTACTGGTGGATGTTGAATCAACCAACACCAGATGATAAGGCTCAAGCCTTGATTTCCCCAGCAGAACAAACGGCAATTCCAACGTTAGAAGTTGCTAATGATGATTCAGAAGATCTTAAAGTTGAAAGCTCTCAAAACCATTCCAACGGGCAATTACTTGACCCAAGTTATAAAGGGGCAACGGATGATTCATCAGCTTTACCTCCTGTAATTATTGAAGATATGGCTGGAGTTGGTACTGTTTCTCAAGATCAGCAGCGCGTAGTTATTACCTCTGATGTAGTTGATGCTTTGCTAGATGATAAGCCAGAAAGTGTTGATACCAGTACGATAGAAGCTGCGGTTGAAGAGAATACGGTGTCCGTGCTTGTGCCTGAAAATAACGTTCAGCAGCAGGTAACTAATCAAGACAATGTTCAACAGCCTATAAACCCTTCTAGTAGTGATGCTGTCGTTCAAGTTGAAGGTGTTAACGAGCAAGAAACAGCACCGAATAAAACGATTACTTTTTCTTTTGCTAGGGAAGAGCTGAAAGCATTGTCACCGAGAGCTTATACATTACAACTTGGTGCGATGACTTCTTTAGAAGATGTTCAATCATTTATTGAGCAATATAGTATTCAAGAGCAAGCCAGAATTTATCCAACGGTAAGAAATGGAGCTGAGTGGTTCATAATTGTTTACCAAGATTATCCAACCATACAAGTTGCTCGAGATTCAGTAGAAACATTACCTAAAGATCTACAGAATTTAGGTCCTTGGGCTAAGTCACTTAATCAAGTTCACCGAGAAATTGATCGAGTGAAATAA
- the aroB gene encoding 3-dehydroquinate synthase — protein MERITVNLAERSYPISIGAGLFNDPAYLSFLSKKQKVVVISNVTVAPLYADKILSLLEHVGCQASLLELPDGEQYKTLETFNSVMNYMLEGNYSRDVVVIALGGGVIGDLVGFAAACYQRGIDFVQIPTTLLSQVDSSVGGKTAVNHPLGKNMIGAFYQPKSVVIDIECLSTLPEREFAAGIAEVIKYGIIYDDAFFSWLEDNLERLYQLDEQALITAIARCCAIKAEVVALDEKESGIRALLNLGHTFGHAIEAELGYGNWLHGEAVSSGTVMAAKTAQLQGLISQEQLERIISILKNAKLPIHTPESMSFDDFMKHMMRDKKVLSGQLRLVLPTGIGTAEVVADVPQDIIEQAIDFCRTL, from the coding sequence ATGGAACGGATTACGGTCAATCTAGCTGAGCGTAGCTACCCAATCTCTATCGGCGCCGGGTTATTTAATGACCCGGCGTACCTTTCTTTTTTATCGAAAAAGCAGAAAGTAGTTGTTATTAGCAATGTAACGGTTGCTCCACTGTATGCAGATAAAATTCTTTCTTTACTTGAACACGTTGGCTGTCAAGCTTCTCTCTTAGAGCTGCCTGATGGTGAACAGTACAAGACGCTTGAAACGTTCAATTCAGTGATGAATTACATGCTTGAAGGGAATTACAGCCGCGATGTGGTCGTAATTGCTTTAGGTGGTGGTGTTATTGGTGATTTGGTGGGTTTTGCCGCAGCTTGTTACCAACGTGGTATAGATTTTGTTCAAATCCCTACAACATTGCTTTCCCAAGTAGATTCTTCTGTCGGCGGAAAAACAGCAGTTAACCATCCACTTGGTAAGAATATGATCGGGGCATTTTATCAGCCCAAATCTGTTGTTATCGATATTGAGTGTTTATCTACCCTGCCTGAGCGTGAGTTTGCGGCTGGTATCGCTGAAGTGATTAAGTACGGCATTATTTATGACGATGCTTTTTTCTCTTGGTTAGAAGATAACTTAGAAAGACTTTATCAACTAGATGAGCAAGCTTTGATCACTGCGATTGCCCGTTGTTGTGCAATTAAGGCTGAAGTGGTGGCTCTAGATGAAAAAGAGTCAGGAATCAGAGCGTTATTGAACCTAGGTCATACATTTGGTCATGCGATCGAAGCAGAACTAGGCTATGGTAATTGGTTACACGGTGAAGCTGTGTCTTCAGGTACTGTAATGGCTGCGAAAACAGCTCAATTACAAGGTTTGATTTCGCAGGAGCAACTTGAACGAATTATTTCTATACTCAAGAATGCAAAGCTACCAATCCATACACCAGAAAGTATGTCTTTTGATGACTTCATGAAGCATATGATGAGAGATAAAAAAGTGCTCTCTGGTCAATTACGTTTGGTTTTACCAACAGGAATTGGTACTGCTGAAGTTGTTGCTGATGTGCCTCAAGATATCATTGAGCAAGCAATCGATTTCTGCCGTACACTTTAG
- the rpe gene encoding ribulose-phosphate 3-epimerase, which translates to MKDFLIAPSILSADFARLGEDVEKVLAAGADVVHFDVMDNHYVPNLTFGAPICKALRDYGITAPIDVHLMVKPVDSIVPEFAKAGASMITFHVEASEHIDRTLQLIKEHGCKAGVVLNPATPLSCLDYIMDKVDMILLMSVNPGFGGQSFIPHTLDKLRAVRKLIDESGRDIRLEIDGGVKVDNIREIAEAGADMFVAGSAIFNQPDYKEVIDEMRAELAKVNA; encoded by the coding sequence ATGAAAGATTTTCTCATCGCTCCATCTATTTTGTCTGCAGATTTTGCTCGTCTTGGTGAAGACGTAGAAAAAGTACTAGCAGCTGGTGCTGACGTGGTGCACTTTGATGTGATGGACAACCACTATGTACCTAACCTAACTTTTGGTGCTCCAATTTGTAAAGCTTTACGCGACTACGGCATCACTGCTCCTATCGATGTTCACCTAATGGTTAAGCCAGTAGACAGTATCGTACCTGAGTTTGCTAAAGCCGGCGCATCAATGATTACCTTCCACGTCGAAGCATCTGAGCATATCGATCGCACCCTACAACTTATCAAAGAACACGGCTGTAAAGCGGGTGTGGTATTGAACCCTGCAACGCCGCTTTCTTGCCTAGATTACATTATGGATAAAGTAGACATGATTCTACTGATGTCTGTAAACCCAGGCTTCGGCGGTCAATCTTTCATTCCCCACACACTAGATAAGCTCCGCGCTGTTCGTAAGCTAATTGATGAGTCTGGTCGTGATATTCGCCTAGAGATTGATGGTGGCGTAAAGGTAGATAACATCCGTGAAATCGCAGAAGCGGGTGCAGACATGTTCGTTGCTGGTTCAGCTATCTTCAACCAACCAGATTACAAAGAAGTTATCGACGAAATGCGTGCAGAGCTTGCAAAAGTAAACGCATAA
- the pilM gene encoding type IV pilus assembly protein PilM, with translation MGSSSVIGIDISSHSIKAVVLKPVGELYALIGYKELPISDDIFSDNHTFEYQKIVKKLKELKKELPLFSRKVAISIPDNSVISKVLQIESELEDREKEFSIYQTFAHQSPFPIEDLSLDFVKVEEKRFGKSSTTSYQVYATRKEVVESRSLAIKKAGLEPVVVAIHAHGLLNIWQLASQLNPDKKNWLLVDVGLNQLSLGIMPQGGSSFYKDISFGSHSTNSTGEGHPASAFGSAEENQKYINDFIEKLKRQLQLYSSVNSTHPLSGIWLMGESANTPMLIEELERQLGLSCELLNPLSLFENKLSKKRRMHTDWQSFGIAAGMAISGLKWGEVKHVASS, from the coding sequence ATGGGTTCATCATCAGTCATCGGTATAGATATAAGTAGCCACAGTATTAAAGCCGTGGTTCTCAAACCCGTAGGGGAGTTATATGCATTAATTGGATATAAAGAGCTTCCTATTTCGGACGACATTTTCTCTGATAATCATACCTTCGAGTATCAGAAAATTGTAAAGAAACTCAAAGAACTTAAAAAAGAGTTACCTTTGTTTAGTCGAAAGGTCGCCATTTCCATCCCTGACAATTCTGTTATTAGCAAAGTACTTCAAATTGAAAGCGAACTGGAAGATAGAGAAAAAGAGTTCTCTATTTACCAAACCTTCGCTCATCAATCTCCATTTCCAATCGAAGACCTCAGTTTAGATTTCGTCAAAGTTGAAGAAAAACGCTTTGGTAAAAGTTCAACGACAAGCTATCAGGTCTACGCGACTCGAAAAGAAGTCGTAGAAAGTCGGTCTTTGGCTATAAAGAAAGCAGGGCTAGAACCTGTTGTTGTGGCTATTCATGCTCATGGGTTATTGAATATCTGGCAATTAGCGTCTCAGTTAAATCCAGATAAAAAAAATTGGCTACTTGTTGATGTAGGGCTGAATCAACTGTCTTTGGGGATTATGCCCCAGGGTGGTTCTTCTTTTTATAAAGACATTTCATTTGGTAGCCACTCAACAAACTCAACGGGCGAAGGTCACCCTGCGAGTGCATTTGGTAGTGCCGAAGAAAATCAAAAATACATAAATGATTTCATTGAGAAGCTAAAGCGGCAACTACAACTTTATTCTTCAGTTAACTCTACGCACCCTCTTTCTGGAATTTGGTTGATGGGGGAAAGTGCAAATACACCAATGCTAATTGAAGAGCTCGAAAGGCAGTTAGGTTTGAGTTGTGAGCTTCTGAACCCTCTTTCTCTATTTGAGAATAAATTATCTAAAAAACGTCGCATGCATACTGACTGGCAAAGTTTTGGCATCGCTGCTGGAATGGCTATCAGTGGGCTTAAATGGGGAGAGGTGAAGCATGTTGCATCAAGTTAA
- the pilO gene encoding type IV pilus inner membrane component PilO, whose product MVSLQELDIDEITEWPLFPQVLVVLLLMFIIQGFGVWFYLMPQNDELEGLKQQEQTLKTTLRIKANKVATLPQLQKQLNELTSRYDYLLQQLPVQKELASMLAAVNELGLDNKLTFTRIDWGEKQNKEFLYRLPLNIELTGDYHEIGDFSAAIAKLPRIISFDDVNWQRVSQESSTLHFRVRAYTYQFKPEVRDEAQ is encoded by the coding sequence ATGGTTAGTTTACAAGAACTTGATATTGATGAAATTACAGAGTGGCCGTTATTTCCTCAAGTGCTCGTGGTTTTATTACTGATGTTCATTATCCAAGGTTTTGGCGTTTGGTTTTATTTGATGCCACAAAATGATGAGTTAGAGGGGCTAAAGCAACAAGAGCAAACATTGAAAACGACGTTGCGAATTAAAGCGAATAAAGTTGCCACCTTGCCTCAACTGCAAAAGCAGCTAAATGAGTTAACTAGCCGTTATGACTACTTACTGCAGCAATTGCCTGTTCAAAAAGAGTTGGCAAGCATGTTGGCTGCGGTTAATGAACTGGGGCTGGATAATAAGCTGACTTTTACTCGCATTGATTGGGGAGAAAAACAAAATAAAGAGTTTCTTTATCGCTTACCCCTCAATATCGAACTAACGGGTGATTACCATGAAATTGGTGATTTTTCCGCAGCAATTGCCAAGCTACCAAGAATTATCAGTTTTGACGATGTGAATTGGCAACGAGTGAGCCAAGAAAGTAGCACGCTTCACTTTCGTGTCAGAGCTTATACCTACCAGTTTAAACCGGAGGTCAGAGATGAAGCCCAGTAA